A window from Felis catus isolate Fca126 chromosome B1, F.catus_Fca126_mat1.0, whole genome shotgun sequence encodes these proteins:
- the TLR1 gene encoding toll-like receptor 1, whose translation MMKTNSSIFHFAIIFMLILETKIQLTDESEFLVDRSESSLFHVPKNLSLKTTVLNISQNYISELRTSDIVSLSKLRILIVSHNRIQYLDISVFKFNQELEYLDLSHNELWKISCHPTVNLKHLDLSFNAFVGLPICKEFGNMSQLEFLGLSATQLQKSSVLPIASLHISKVLLVLGDTYGEKEDPESLQNFNIESLHIIFPTRKEFSFILDVSVSTAVSLELSNIKCVLDDNGCSYFQNVLLKLQNNSRLSNLTLNNIETTWNFFIMIIQLVWHTSIKYFSISNVKLQGHLDFRDFDYSNTSLKAFSIHQVVTDVFSFPQSYIYKIFSNMNVQNFTVSGTHMVHMVCPSQISTFLYLDFSNNLLTDMVFKNCGNLAKLETLSLQMNQLKELASIVYMTKEMKSLQQLDVSQNSLRYDKNEGDCSWTTSLLSLNMSSNILTDSVFRCLPPKVKVLDLHNNQIRSIPKPIMKLEALQELNVASNSLAHLPDCGAFSSLSVLIIDHNSISNPSADFFHSCQKIRSIRAGNNPFQCTCELREFIQNIGQVSSEVVEGWPDSYKCDYPERYKGTPLKDFHVSQLSCNTALLLVTIGVTVLVLTVTVTALCMYFDLPWYLRMVCQWTQTRHRARKLPLEELQRTLQFHAFISYSGHDSVWVKSELLPNLEKEDLRICLHERNFVPGKSIVENIINCIEKSYKSIFVLSPNFVQSEWCHYELYFAHHNLFHEGFDNLILILLEPIPQYSIPSSYHKLKNLMARRTYLEWPKEKSKHGLFWANLRAAINVKLMERAK comes from the coding sequence ATGATGAAAACTAATTCTAGCATCTTCCATTTTGCCATCATCTTCATGTTAATACTTGAGACCAAAATCCAACTGACTGATGAAAGTGAATTTTTGGTTGACAGATCAGAATCAAGTCTCTTTCATGTTCCCAAAAACCTATCCCTGAAAACAACAGTCTTAAATATATCACAAAACTATATATCTGAGCTTCGGACTTCTGACATCGTCTCACTATCAAAGCtaaggattttgatagtttctcaTAACAGAATTCAATATCTTGATATTAGTGTTTTCAAATTCAACCAGGAATTGGAATATTTGGATTTGTCCCACAATGAATTGTGGAAGATTTCTTGCCATCCTACTGTGAATCTCAAGCATTTAGACCTCTCATTTAATGCATTTGTTGGCCTACCCATATGCAAAGAGTTTGGCAATATGTCTCAACTAGAATTTCTGGGGTTGAGTGCCACACAATTACAAAAATCTAGTGTGCTACCAATTGCTTCTTTGCATATAAGTAAGGTTTTACTGGTCTTAGGAGACACTTATGGGGAAAAAGAAGACCCTGAGAGCCTTCAAAACTTTAATATAGAAAGTCTACACATTATTTTCCCCACAAGAAaagaattcagttttattttggatGTATCAGTCAGCACAGCAGTAAGCCTGGAACTTTCCAATATCAAATGTGTGCTAGATGATAATGGATGTTCTTATTTCCAAAATGTTCTGTTAAAACTTCAGAACAACTCAAGGTTATCAAATCTTACTTTAAACAACATTGAAACAACTTGGAATTTTTTCATTATGATCATCCAGTTGGTTTGGCATACAAGCATAAAGTATTTCTCAATTTCAAATGTAAAACTACAAGGTCACCTTGACTTCAGAGATTTTGATTATTCGAACACTTCACTGAAGGCCTTCTCTATACACCAAGTGGTCACTGATGTGTTCAGTTTTCCACAAAGTTATATCtataaaatcttttcaaatatgAACGTCCAAAATTTCACAGTGTCTGGTACACATATGGTCCACATGGTTTGTCCATCCCAAATTagcacatttttatatttggatttttctaATAATCTCTTAACAGACATGGTTTTCAAAAACTGTGGAAACTTGGCTAAATTAGAGACACTTAGTTTACAAATGAATCAATTAAAAGAACTTGCAAGTATAGTTTATATGACCAAAGAGATGAAGTCTCTACAACAATTGGATGTTAGTCAGAATTCTCTAAGGTATGATAAAAATGAAGGAGATTGCTCTTGGACTACAAGTTTATTAAGTTTAAATATGTCTTCAAATATACTTACGGACTCTGTTTTCAGATGTTTACCTCCTAAGGTCAAGGTACTTGATCTTCACAATAACCAAATAAGAAGCATTCCTAAACCAATCATGAAACTAGAAGCTTTGCAAGAACTCAATGTTGCCTCCAATTCCTTAGCCCACCTTCCTGACTGTGGAGCTTTTAGCAGCCTTTCTGTACTGATCATTGACCATAATTCAATTTCCAACCCATCAGCTGATTTCTTCCACAGCTGCCAGAAGATTAGGTCCATAAGAGCAGGAAACAATCCATTCCAATGCACCTGTGAACTAAGAGAATTTATCCAGAATATAGGCCAAGTATCAAGTGAAGTGGTAGAGGGTTGGCCTGATTCTTATAAGTGTGACTATCCAGAAAGGTATAAAGGAACCCCACTAAAGGACTTTCATGTGTCTCAGTTATCCTGCAACACAGCTCTGCTGCTTGTCACCATTGGGGTCACTGTGCTGGTGTTGACTGTTACTGTGACTGCCCTCTGTATGTACTTTGATCTGCCCTGGTATCTCAGGATGGTGTGTCAGTGGACCCAGACCCGGCACAGGGCAAGGAAACTACCCTTAGAAGAACTCCAAAGAACCCTTCAGTTCCACGCTTTTATTTCATATAGTGGGCATGATTCTGTGTGGGTGAAGAGTGAATTATTACcaaacctagaaaaagaagacctAAGGATTTGTCTCCATGAGAGAAACTTTGTTCCTGGCAAGAGCATTGTGGAGAATATCATCAACTGCATTGAAAAAAGTTACAAGTCCATCTTTGTTTTGTCTCCCAACTTTGTTCAGAGTGAGTGGTGTCATTATGAACTCTACTTTGCCCACCACAATCTATTTCATGAAGGTTTTGATAACTTAATTTTGATCTTGCTGGAGCCTATTCCACAGTATTCCATTCCTAGCAGCTATCACAAGCTCAAAAATCTCATGGCACGAAGGACTTATTTGGAATGGCCCAAGGAGAAGAGCAAACATGGACTTTTTTGGGCTAACCTAAGAGCAGCTATTAATGTTAAATTGATGGAGCGAGCAAAATAA